One Gossypium raimondii isolate GPD5lz chromosome 3, ASM2569854v1, whole genome shotgun sequence genomic window carries:
- the LOC105796715 gene encoding uncharacterized protein At4g14450, chloroplastic has product MSTAPRKSSAVDGSDRRQPSRLQRCSPASIRISPVSNWNVAIPLLSPVPPSPPSIDLGMTEKREELPRKEQQRQKQTTERQKRVFAMWQHPAAPFCYEPAPFVPV; this is encoded by the coding sequence ATGTCAACAGCACCGAGAAAAAGCTCCGCCGTCGACGGCTCCGATCGGCGGCAACCTAGTCGACTTCAACGGTGTTCTCCGGCTTCTATACGGATCAGTCCGGTTTCGAACTGGAACGTTGCGATCCCTCTCTTATCACCGGTCCCTCCTTCGCCTCCCTCGATTGATCTGGGGATGACTGAGAAAAGAGAAGAGCTACCGCGAAAAGAGCAGCAGCGGCAAAAGCAGACAACGGAGCGTCAGAAGCGTGTTTTTGCGATGTGGCAACATCCAGCGGCTCCGTTTTGTTACGAACCGGCGCCGTTTGTGCCGGTTTAG
- the LOC105796711 gene encoding protein PSK SIMULATOR 1: MVAETWIHKLGSQVSSNLKHAFLLDPSSKKKNTQNNPTSKKHETVGILSFEVANVMSKTIHLHKSLSEPEVSKLKFEILNSQGISNLISSDENYLLSLVLAEKLDELNKVANVVSRLGKKCNEPALTGFEHVYGDVINGVIDVRELGFLVKDMDGMVKKMESYVNSTANLYNEMEVLNELEQGSKKFQANPHEESKRAFEQKLIWQKQDVRHLKNVSLWNQTFDKVVELLVRTVCTVFARILVVFGESSLRKDSEFGRVNGGFRDRDDVVVSRHLKRVLSKSSSVGSVQPGNVTEKRGVTLKHRGIDSRKGEFGLFGVEDFGFACGTSPGRFFTDCLSLNCSVSRYGDNGNDDGNVGCDNRSSQISGCCSVANDGPKRERQNSSPFLQSQCSVLLNENQRQSKFGVLNNAQFGPKSRLAVYASPSTVGGSALALHYANVVIVIEKLLRYPHLVGEEARDDLYQMLPTSLRLSLRTNLKSYVKSLAIYDAPLAHDWKETLDGILHWLAPMAHNMIRWQSERNFEQQQIVTRTNVLLLQTLYFADREKIEAAICELLVGLNYICRYEQQQNALLDCASSFDFEDCMEWQMKYGNLYID, translated from the coding sequence ATGGTAGCAGAAACTTGGATACATAAACTGGGAAGCCAGGTAAGTTCCAATCTTAAACATGCTTTTCTTCTCGACCCTTCTTCCAAGAAaaagaacacccaaaacaacCCAACATCCAAAAAGCATGAAACTGTCGGTATCTTGTCTTTTGAAGTTGCCAATGTCATGTCCAAAACTATTCATCTCCACAAATCCCTGTCTGAACCCGAGGTTTCTAAGCTCAAATTCGAGATCTTAAACTCCCAAGGCATTTCCAATTTGATTTCTTCTGATGAGAATTACCTTCTCTCCCTTGTTTTAGCTGAAAAGCTCGATGAGTTAAACAAGGTTGCCAATGTTGTCTCTAGACTAGGCAAAAAATGTAATGAACCTGCTTTAACAGGTTTTGAACATGTTTATGGAGATGTAATTAATGGGGTTATTGATGTTAGAGAGTTAGGATTTTTAGTCAAAGATATGGATGGAATGGTTAAGAAAATGGAAAGCTATGTTAATTCCACTGCTAATTTGTATAATGAAATGGAGGTTTTGAATGAATTAGAACAGGGTTCTAAGAAGTTTCAAGCAAACCCTCATGAGGAAAGTAAGAGAGCTTTTGAGCAAAAATTGATTTGGCAGAAACAAGATGTTAGGCATCTTAAAAATGTTTCACTTTGGAACCAAACGTTTGATAAGGTTGTTGAGTTGTTGGTTAGGACTGTTTGTACTGTTTTTGCTAGGATTCTTGTTGTTTTTGGGGAGTCTTCTTTGAGAAAGGATAGTGAATTTGGGAGGGTTAATGGTGGTTTTCGTGATCGAGACGACGTCGTTGTTTCGAGGCATTTGAAACGGGTTCTTAGTAAGAGTAGTAGTGTTGGGAGTGTTCAGCCTGGGAATGTGACGGAGAAACGGGGAGTGACTTTGAAGCATAGGGGGATTGATTCTCGAAAGGGTGAGTTCGGGTTGTTTGGAGTTGAGGATTTCGGTTTTGCTTGTGGGACTAGTCCTGGGAGGTTTTTCACTGATTGCCTTAGTTTGAATTGTTCAGTTTCAAGGTACGGGGACAACGGCAATGATGATGGTAACGTTGGTTGTGATAATCGAAGTAGCCAGATTTCGGGATGTTGTAGTGTTGCAAATGATGGGCCGAAGAGAGAGCGGCAGAATAGCTCCCCTTTTCTTCAGTCCCAATGTAGTGTTCTTTTGAATGAAAACCAGAGACAATCCAAGTTTGGTGTGTTGAATAAtgcacaatttggtcctaaaagtAGGTTAGCAGTATATGCTTCACCCTCCACTGTGGGAGGTTCTGCTCTTGCCTTGCATTACGCGAATGTAGTAATCGTCATTGAGAAGTTGCTGCGGTACCCTCATTTGGTCGGCGAAGAAGCTCGAGACGATCTGTATCAGATGTTGCCAACAAGTCTGAGACTGTCTCTGAGGACTAATCTCAAGTCCTATGTCAAGAGCTTGGCGATATACGATGCTCCATTGGCTCACGATTGGAAAGAAACTCTCGACGGGATATTACATTGGCTTGCCCCAATGGCACATAACATGATCCGATGGCAAAGCGAGCGGAATTTCGAGCAGCAACAAATTGTTACTCGGACGAACGTTCTTCTCCTCCAAACATTATATTTTGCAGATAGGGAAAAGATCGAAGCAGCTATCTGTGAGCTTCTTGTTGGGTTGAATTACATATGCCGTTACGAGCAGCAGCAAAACGCCTTGTTGGATTGTGCAAGCAGTTTCGATTTCGAGGACTGCATGGAATGGCAGATGAAATATGGAAATTTGTACATTGATTAA
- the LOC105796712 gene encoding enoyl-CoA delta isomerase 2, peroxisomal, whose product MCSLEKRGNLFILILTGQNGEHRLNPNLFSSIISALSRAKAQPTRGSALVTVSHGKFFCNGFDLDWVNAAGSDEETQQRFNLLLDYLKQLVLAFISLPMPTIAAVNGHAAAGGIVLALCHDYVLMRRHRSVLYMIDLDLGIKIPEPFMALFRAKISGSARRDLLLRGLKIKGEEALKMGIVEAVYDGEEEVTNAGIKMADDLAKRNWHGEVYAEIRKGLYSELCDILGIASIPIATPKL is encoded by the coding sequence ATGTGTTCCTTAGAAAAACGTGGAAACCTTTTCATCCTCATCCTCACCGGCCAAAACGGCGAGCACCGGCTCAACCCCAACCTGTTCAGCTCCATCATTTCAGCACTTTCACGAGCCAAGGCTCAGCCAACCCGTGGTTCAGCTCTTGTCACTGTGTCGCATGGCAAGTTCTTCTGTAATGGCTTCGACCTCGATTGGGTCAACGCTGCAGGATCCGATGAAGAAACCCAACAACGCTTCAACCTTTTACTCGACTACCTCAAGCAGCTCGTCCTAGCCTTCATCTCCCTCCCCATGCCCACCATCGCCGCCGTCAATGGTCACGCCGCCGCTGGCGGCATAGTGCTCGCCCTTTGTCATGACTACGTGCTCATGAGACGTCATAGAAGTGTGCTCTACATGATTGATTTGGATTTAGGGATCAAGATCCCTGAACCCTTCATGGCTTTGTTTAGAGCAAAAATTTCGGGCTCGGCTCGACGCGATCTATTATTGCGCGGGTTGAAGATAAAAGGAGAAGAAGCACTGAAAATGGGTATAGTGGAAGCAGTTTACGACGGCGAGGAAGAAGTGACAAATGCCGGGATAAAAATGGCCGACGATTTGGCCAAAAGGAATTGGCATGGTGAAGTTTATGCTGAAATTAGGAAAGGATTGTATTCTGAACTTTGCGACATACTGGGAATCGCTTCCATACCTATTGCAACTCCTAAACTTTAA
- the LOC105796713 gene encoding enoyl-CoA delta isomerase 2, peroxisomal yields MCSLEKRGNLFILTLTGKNVVHRLNPEVLSSIISALSRAKAESTRGSALVTVSHGKFFCNGFDLDWVNATGSKQEAQQRFDYSLDCLTQLVQAFISLPMPTVAAVNGHAAAAGVVIPLCHDYVVMRRDRGVLYVNDLEMGLKIPELYMAFFRAKTSGWALRDLVLRGLKIKGEELLKMGIVDAVYDGEEGVTNAGMKMADNLARRKWDGEVYAEIRKGLYSEFCGMLGIASKAIGTPKL; encoded by the coding sequence ATGTGCTCCTTAGAGAAACGTGGAAACCTTTTCATCCTCACCCTCACTGGCAAAAACGTCGTGCACAGGCTCAACCCCGAGGTCTTGAGCTCCATCATCTCAGCACTTTCACGAGCCAAGGCTGAGTCAACCCGTGGTTCAGCTCTTGTCACTGTGTCGCATGGCAAGTTCTTCTGTAATGGCTTCGACCTAGATTGGGTCAATGCCACCGGTTCCAAACAAGAAGCCCAACAACGCTTCGATTACTCGCTCGACTGCCTCACGCAGCTCGTCCAAGCCTTCATCTCCCTCCCCATGCCAACTGTCGCCGCCGTCAATGGTCATGCCGCTGCTGCCGGCGTGGTAATCCCCCTCTGTCATGACTACGTGGTCATGAGACGTGACAGAGGTGTGCTTTACGTGAACGATTTGGAAATGGGGCTTAAGATTCCTGAACTGTACATGGCATTTTTTAGGGCCAAAACTTCGGGGTGGGCGCTACGTGATTTGGTGTTGCGTGGGTTGAAGATAAAGGGAGAGGAGTTGCTGAAAATGGGGATAGTGGACGCCGTTTACGACGGCGAGGAAGGAGTTACAAATGCCGGAATGAAGATGGCCGATAATTTGGCCAGAAGGAAATGGGATGGTGAAGTTTACGCTGAAATTAGAAAAGGGTTGTATTCTGAATTTTGTGGAATGCTGGGAATAGCTTCCAAAGCTATTGGAACCCCAAAACTTTGA
- the LOC105796717 gene encoding 1-aminocyclopropane-1-carboxylate oxidase homolog 1: MVVTSGAGVHDDSNNYDREKELKAFDNSKAGVKGLVDAGITKVPRMFIRSDISSNTLETTKKTQYKIPVIDLQGIEDDPRRHKEISDQVRHASETWGFFQIVNHGITVSVLEEMKDGVRRFFEQDTEVKKKYYARESGSRFRYQSNFDLYTAPFANWRDTCFCMMAPDPPQPQELPEVLRDILVKYTKEVMRLGSCLFRVLSEALGLRSNHLEEMGCAEGLAVLSHYYPPCPEPELTFGTSKHSDNDFLTVLLQDQIGGLQVLYEDQWLDVPPVPGALVINVGDLLQLITNDKFKSVEHRVLANREGPRVSVASFFTTGLLPSSRVYGPIKELLSQHNPPLYRQTTVKDYVSYIYQHGLDGTSPLHLFRL; this comes from the exons ATGGTGGTCACCAGTGGAGCTGGAGTTCATGATGATTCCAACAACTACGACAGAGAAAAGGAACTGAAAGCATTCGACAATTCAAAAGCCGGTGTCAAAGGTCTGGTAGATGCTGGAATCACTAAGGTTCCTCGTATGTTCATCCGTTCAGACATTTCATCGAACACTTTAGAGACAACGAAGAAAACCCAATACAAAATTCCAGTTATTGATCTACAAGGGATCGAAGATGATCCACGGCGGCATAAAGAGATCAGTGACCAAGTCAGGCATGCATCAGAGACATGGGGCTTCTTCCAGATTGTCAACCATGGGATAACTGTAAGTGTTCTTGAAGAGATGAAAGATGGGGTTCGAAGATTTTTCGAGCAAGATACTGAAGTGAAGAAAAAGTATTACGCAAGAGAATCGGGAAGCAGGTTTAGATATCAGAGCAACTTTGACTTGTATACAGCTCCATTTGCGAACTGGAGAGATACCTGTTTCTGCATGATGGCTCCTGATCCTCCCCAGCCTCAAGAATTGCCTGAGGTGTTGAG AGATATTCTAGTGAAATACACGAAGGAAGTAATGAGATTGGGGAGTTGTTTATTTAGAGTATTGTCCGAAGCTCTTGGACTACGCTCAAATCACCTGGAGGAGATGGGATGTGCCGAGGGACTTGCAGTCCTAAGCCATTACTATCCGCCATGTCCCGAACCCGAACTGACCTTCGGCACGAGCAAGCACTCCGACAATGACTTCCTAACGGTGCTTTTACAAGACCAAATTGGGGGCTTGCAAGTGCTTTATGAAGATCAATGGCTCGATGTTCCTCCGGTGCCTGGTGCCTTGGTGATTAATGTTGGAGATCTTTTACAG CTTATAACAAATGACAAGTTCAAAAGCGTGGAGCACAGAGTTTTGGCAAACCGTGAAGGACCAAGAGTATCAGTGGCAAGCTTTTTCACCACAGGCTTATTACCATCTTCAAGAGTTTATGGACCCATTAAAGAGCTGCTCTCTCAACACAATCCTCCACTTTACAGGCAAACCACAGTTAAAGACTATGTTTCCTACATTTATCAACATGGTCTTGATGGAACTTCTCCCCTTCATCTCTTTAGGCTCTGA
- the LOC105796710 gene encoding uncharacterized protein LOC105796710 — MDMEIGSQHFGHQHPVVFKDVLSDQTKEAICLRCGEMVFGSSFSCMECEFYLHKKCAEAPSKIDHPFHRNHPLVLLPEPSYKGCLCHFCGKTCEKSVYHCSCKLDFHIKCALFPLNMAEKKLEELKHITIKVPLLFTEDDNKELEKLDCFMCWEPLLESMYFSLDCGFNLHKKCVELPHEIKYPFHKRHPLILQFNVDHFSCKICLQKPSGKGFVYSCSPCRFAVHIKCAEFPPILNLPCHRNHPLFLHVKREGRSCHACRENPSFMTCEETQQNKFYRCSSCTFGLHLECALPPLTIKEQIHKHPFSLFWRQVSFICDACGLEGKFVSYICSTCNLLVHKKCISLPPIIRIPRHKHPIFHKYFLQGHQFKDCDCRLCDCRVEIEYGSYSCFNCKFVVHVKCALEKKGWYKEVDPKDIDRKLAIVPKMSTNPIDCVIEKNDDGEMTKIKHFSHKHNLILSKNLIEEHCDGASLMDKYCDGCVLPISNPFYYCSECDFLLHKSCAKSPKQEQLWFHICQRFLILLVGCIFRCDLCQSESNGFSYMCKKCDVHYCLYCATRNYRIKHQAHKHRLFFDRNHKGRCSACNVSVRGLFKCKSCGAFNLHVDCLRLPLTAWHKCDEHRLALTYKEVNKYSEYQFCDICEKKRDSRKWFYHCATCDISAHSYCALGRYPFIKPGSIYNELKDHPHPLTFARKIFSGPRCHKCFQPCRDLVLECADSSCDYVVHWDCVKPAYLRSEKTARPKTETGEIVEDTSEGSSCIIL, encoded by the exons ATGGATATGGAGATAGGATCACAACACTTTGGGCACCAACATCCGGTGGTGTTCAAAGATGTGTTGAGTGATCAAACTAAAGAAGCTATTTGCTTAAGGTGCGGGGAGATGGTGTTCGGTTCAAGCTTTAGTTGCATGGAATGCGAGTTTTACCTTCACAAGAAATGTGCTGAGGCACCTTCGAAGATTGATCACCCTTTTCATCGTAACCACCCTCTGGTTCTCTTACCGGAGCCATCATACAAGGGATGCCTCTGCCATTTTTGCGGCAAAACTTGTGAGAAGTCTGTTTATCATTGTTCTTGTAAATTAGACTTCCATATCAAATGTGCTTTATTTCCCCTTAACATGGCTGAAAAGAAACTTGAAGAGCTTAAACACATAACTATCAAAGTTCCATTGCTCTTCACTGAAGATGATAATAAGGAACTTGAAAAGCTTGACTGTTTTATGTGTTGGGAGCCATTATTAGAATCTATGTACTTTTCTCTTGATTGCGGGTTCAACCTACATAAGAAATGTGTTGAATTGCCTCATGAAATCAAGTACCCTTTTCACAAGAGACATCCTTTGATTTTGCAGTTTAATGTTGATCATTTCTCTTGCAAAATATGTCTCCAAAAGCCATCTGGAAAGGGATTTGTCTATTCTTGTTCACCTTGTAGATTTGCCGTTCATATCAAATGCGCAGAGTTTCCTCCTATACTCAATCTCCCATGCCACCGTAACCATCCACTTTTTCTACATGTCAAAAGGGAAGGTCGCTCTTGCCACGCATGTAGAGAAAATCCTTCTTTTATGACATGCGAAGAAACCCAACAAAATAAGTTTTATCGTTGTTCATCTTGCACCTTCGGCCTTCATTTAGAGTGTGCTTTACCACCTCTCACCATTAAAGAACAAATTCATAAGCACCCTTTCTCTTTGTTTTGGAGACAAGTCTCATTCATTTGTGATGCATGTGGTCTCGAGGGAAAGTTTGTTTCCTATATATGTTCTACATGCAACCTTTTAGTCCATAAAAAATGCATTTCCCTACCACCCATAATCAGAATCCCACGACATAAACACCCaatttttcacaaatatttTCTTCAAGGTCATCAATTTAAGGATTGTGATTGTAGACTTTGTGATTGTCGGGTGGAAATAGAGTATGGGAGTTACTCTTGCTTCAATTGCAAGTTTGTCGTCCATGTGAAATGTGCTTTAGAGAAAAAGGGTTGGTACAAGGAAGTTGACCCAAAAGATATAGATAGGAAGTTGGCAATAGTTCCCAAAATGTCTACTAACCCCATCGATTGTGTCATTGAGAAAAATGACGATGGagaaatgacaaaaataaaacatttcagCCATAAGCATAATCTAATATTAAGCAAAAACCTCATTGAGGAACATTGTGATGGGGCCAGTCTCATGGATAAATATTGTGATGGGTGTGTGCTACCCATCTCGAATCCATTTTATTATTGCTCAGAATGTGATTTCCTTCTCCACAAATCTTGTGCTAAATCGCCTAAGCAGGAACAGTTGTGGTTTCATATATGTCAAAGGTTCCTCATCCTTCTTGTGGGCTGCATTTTCAGATGTGACCTTTGTCAAAGTGAGAGCAACGGCTTTTCCTATATGTGCAAGAAATGTGATGTTCATTATTGCCTTTATTGTGCAACAAGGAACTACAGAATCAAGCATCAAGCGCATAAGCACCGACTTTTCTTTGATCGTAATCATAAAGGACGATGCTCTGCTTGCAATGTTTCTGTACGTGGTCTCTTCAAATGTAAGAGTTGTGGCGCTTTCAATTTACATGTCGATTGTTTAAGACTACCACTCACAGCTTGGCATAAGTGTGACGAACATCGACTTGCACTCACTTATAAAGAGGTTAATAAGTACTCAGAATATCAATTCTGTGacatttgtgaaaaaaaaagagactcAAGGAAGTGGTTTTATCATTGTGCAACTTGTGATATTTCAGCTCATTCTTATTGTGCTCTCGGAAGGTATCCATTTATCAAACCAGGAAGCATTTACAATGAATTAAAGGATCACCCACATCCTCTAACTTTTGCAAGGAAGATTTTTTCTGGTCCTAGATGCCACAAATGTTTTCAACCATGTCGAGATTTGGTTCTTGAATGTGCAGATTCTTCATGTGATTATGTTGTGCATTGGGACTGTGTAAAGCCCGCTTACCTTCGTAGCGAAAAAACTGCACGTCCTAAAACTGAAACAGGTGAAATCGTTGAAGATACCTCGGAAGGCTCGTCTTGCATAATCTTG tga